A stretch of the Teretinema zuelzerae genome encodes the following:
- a CDS encoding leader peptide processing enzyme — protein sequence MNKKANTLLFILGGTVVNVILAILFIGLALYGVSLLVPYFGNSVGTIVPFAFVAGIVLAMFAYQRLTRWVIERFHLSDKMEPLFSNPRKRKPNLD from the coding sequence ATGAATAAAAAAGCGAATACGCTTCTTTTTATACTCGGCGGCACCGTGGTGAATGTTATTCTCGCGATTCTGTTTATCGGACTGGCCTTGTACGGGGTGAGCTTGTTGGTTCCGTATTTCGGAAACAGCGTCGGCACGATCGTTCCGTTCGCCTTCGTCGCGGGGATCGTTCTGGCCATGTTCGCCTATCAGCGTCTTACCCGCTGGGTTATTGAACGCTTTCATCTTTCGGACAAGATGGAGCCTTTGTTTTCAAATCCGAGAAAAAGAAAACCGAATCTGGATTGA
- the lspA gene encoding signal peptidase II, which translates to MDTKFLAKLLPFSLTAAVLAADQLTKLAVSVLVRPWSVGFSLWGDFFRIIHVYNPGIAFSIGGGLSHDIRSILFGLMPLIVIVIVIGVYFRSTDLTSLQRWCVAGIVGGGLGNLIDRFFRPEGVLDFLDVKFYGLFGLERWPTFNVADSAVVVCGILLLISILFMMKDSRGDAK; encoded by the coding sequence ATGGATACTAAATTTCTGGCGAAACTGTTGCCGTTTTCCCTGACAGCCGCCGTCCTGGCGGCAGATCAACTGACGAAGCTCGCGGTGAGCGTTTTGGTTCGTCCCTGGTCTGTCGGTTTTTCGCTCTGGGGCGACTTTTTTCGTATAATTCATGTGTATAATCCCGGAATCGCGTTCAGCATCGGCGGAGGGCTTTCGCATGATATCCGGAGCATCCTCTTCGGGCTTATGCCCTTGATCGTGATCGTGATCGTAATCGGGGTGTATTTCAGAAGCACAGACCTGACTTCGCTTCAGCGGTGGTGCGTGGCGGGTATCGTCGGCGGGGGGCTGGGCAATTTGATCGACAGGTTCTTCCGGCCCGAAGGCGTTCTTGATTTCCTGGATGTAAAGTTTTATGGACTTTTCGGCCTTGAACGCTGGCCTACCTTCAATGTAGCCGATTCGGCTGTAGTCGTATGCGGCATTCTGTTGTTAATCAGCATCCTTTTCATGATGAAGGACTCTCGAGGAGACGCGAAATGA